The Methylomarinum vadi genome has a window encoding:
- a CDS encoding nucleotidyltransferase family protein, whose product MTSFAANAHAIILAAGASSRLGRPKQLLNWQGRPLLAHAIENADALLPGRIIVVLGAHADAIQAAVKLHKVQLAHNADWQEGIASSIRAGIKELPASAEAALLLLCDQPLIGREHLQLLLNARQNRPSRIVASHYHDSVGVPALFPAEYFGELLTLQGDRGAKRLLLEHREVLVEIPLKQAELDIDDTADFHRLCGLNMPERKP is encoded by the coding sequence ATGACCTCATTCGCTGCTAATGCGCATGCGATCATCCTGGCCGCCGGCGCTTCCAGCCGCCTGGGCCGCCCCAAACAATTGCTGAATTGGCAGGGTCGTCCGTTGCTGGCGCATGCGATCGAGAATGCCGACGCCTTATTGCCCGGTCGTATCATCGTCGTGCTCGGCGCTCATGCCGACGCAATACAAGCCGCTGTAAAACTGCATAAGGTCCAGCTCGCTCACAACGCGGATTGGCAAGAAGGCATCGCCTCCTCGATCCGCGCAGGCATTAAGGAACTGCCGGCATCGGCCGAAGCGGCATTACTGCTGCTTTGCGATCAACCGTTGATCGGGCGGGAACACCTGCAACTGCTGCTGAACGCCCGGCAAAATAGGCCGTCCCGCATCGTCGCCAGCCACTATCATGATTCGGTCGGCGTTCCGGCCTTGTTTCCGGCCGAATATTTCGGGGAACTGCTAACACTCCAAGGCGACCGCGGCGCCAAGCGCCTCTTGCTCGAACATCGGGAAGTATTGGTGGAAATTCCTTTAAAGCAAGCGGAACTGGATATCGACGACACGGCAGACTTCCATCGGCTGTGCGGACTAAACATGCCGGAGAGGAAACCATGA
- a CDS encoding nuclear transport factor 2 family protein, giving the protein MEAKPPFPPFTLETAKQKIQAAEDAWNSRDPERVVLAYTPDTEWRNRSEFLQGREEIKQFLYRKWKRELDYRLKKELWCFGENRIAVRFEYEWHDDSGQWYRSYGNENWEFAENGLMQRRFASINDLSIEEEDRKFRWPRAT; this is encoded by the coding sequence ATGGAAGCAAAACCACCTTTTCCGCCGTTCACACTCGAAACGGCCAAGCAAAAAATTCAGGCGGCCGAGGACGCCTGGAACAGCCGCGATCCGGAACGGGTCGTGCTGGCTTATACGCCGGATACGGAGTGGCGCAATCGTTCGGAGTTCTTGCAGGGGCGGGAAGAGATCAAACAATTCCTTTACCGCAAATGGAAACGGGAGCTGGATTACCGGCTAAAGAAGGAGTTGTGGTGTTTTGGGGAAAACCGCATCGCCGTGCGCTTCGAATACGAGTGGCACGACGATTCCGGGCAATGGTATCGGTCTTACGGCAACGAAAACTGGGAATTTGCCGAAAACGGTTTGATGCAGCGCCGTTTTGCCAGCATCAATGACTTATCGATCGAGGAAGAAGACCGGAAGTTTCGTTGGCCGCGAGCGACTTAA
- a CDS encoding XdhC family protein, translating to MHHTSNHLIDAYRRLQQRPETLVLASIIETSGSTYQKAGARMLISRKGEMTGLLGGGCFERDLVEQAQSVFDSGVAKTVFYDMRAPEDMIWGLGLGCNGAVRVLLQLLQAERDFSPLNVFADVAEADESGVLVTCYESSHPKYTAEENLFLPASALTTPTSSDFGTEPLMATAKQVFLQQQPRAAEHSIEGRPVKAFYDFIGPPCRLLVLGAGADALPLVQTAASLGWRVTVADYRPGHIDSARFPQAEKLLLLAPEELNEKLALNRFDALVLMTHNFDYDRRYLQRLANNNIPFIGLLGPAQRRDMLLQSLGNTAERIRESVFGPIGLDIGAQTPEEIALSIMAGIHAVLNGRGGGHLDSRSMTAINEQADDLIRC from the coding sequence ATGCACCACACAAGTAATCATTTAATCGATGCCTACCGGCGCTTGCAGCAACGGCCTGAAACGCTGGTATTGGCCAGCATCATCGAGACCTCGGGCTCGACCTATCAAAAAGCCGGCGCCCGCATGCTGATTTCCCGAAAGGGCGAAATGACCGGCCTGCTCGGCGGCGGTTGTTTCGAACGTGATCTTGTGGAACAAGCGCAATCGGTGTTCGACAGCGGAGTTGCCAAAACAGTGTTTTACGACATGCGCGCCCCCGAGGACATGATCTGGGGTCTGGGTCTCGGCTGCAATGGCGCGGTCAGGGTTTTGCTGCAATTACTGCAAGCCGAGCGGGATTTTTCCCCGCTGAACGTCTTTGCCGATGTGGCCGAAGCCGACGAAAGCGGCGTGTTGGTTACCTGCTATGAATCATCCCACCCTAAATATACTGCGGAAGAAAACCTGTTCCTGCCCGCTTCGGCTCTGACCACGCCGACTTCATCGGACTTCGGAACTGAGCCGTTGATGGCGACGGCCAAGCAGGTCTTCTTGCAACAACAACCCCGCGCCGCCGAGCATTCGATAGAAGGCCGTCCCGTCAAAGCGTTTTACGATTTCATCGGCCCTCCATGCCGCTTGCTGGTATTGGGCGCCGGCGCCGATGCGCTGCCGCTGGTGCAAACCGCCGCTTCCTTGGGCTGGCGGGTCACCGTGGCCGATTACCGGCCCGGTCATATCGACAGCGCACGCTTTCCCCAAGCCGAAAAATTGTTGTTGCTGGCACCGGAAGAATTGAACGAAAAACTGGCGCTGAACCGTTTCGACGCGCTGGTGCTGATGACCCACAACTTCGATTACGACCGGCGTTATCTGCAGCGACTGGCAAACAATAATATTCCCTTCATCGGCCTGTTAGGCCCGGCGCAACGCCGGGACATGTTGCTGCAAAGTCTCGGCAACACGGCCGAACGAATCAGGGAGAGCGTCTTCGGTCCGATCGGTCTCGATATCGGTGCGCAAACGCCAGAGGAAATCGCCCTGTCGATCATGGCGGGCATCCATGCCGTTTTGAACGGCCGTGGCGGCGGCCACTTGGACAGCCGCTCAATGACCGCAATCAACGAGCAGGCCGATGACCTCATTCGCTGCTAA
- a CDS encoding methyltransferase, protein MPKGKSNKDIYLLSAVLQGFSDDDCVRARRNIVNALNGSGARIAVLEMVLEKSGVDLAGAMLDMQMFVGTKGRERTLSEWRTIVERSGLQLEAIVGLRTFGNIMVLKV, encoded by the coding sequence TTGCCGAAGGGGAAAAGCAATAAGGATATCTATTTGCTCAGTGCCGTGCTGCAGGGGTTTTCCGACGATGATTGCGTCCGGGCGCGGCGCAATATCGTTAATGCGCTGAACGGCAGCGGAGCCCGGATTGCCGTGCTGGAAATGGTGCTTGAGAAATCCGGAGTCGACCTGGCCGGCGCCATGCTCGACATGCAGATGTTCGTCGGTACGAAAGGCAGGGAAAGAACGTTGTCGGAATGGCGGACCATTGTCGAGCGAAGCGGCCTGCAACTCGAAGCTATTGTCGGTCTACGGACCTTCGGCAACATCATGGTACTCAAGGTTTGA
- a CDS encoding dienelactone hydrolase family protein has protein sequence MIQILKVIFPLVAMFGMTAAVRGEIRSETIDYQIAGQPFRGYVSYDDAIEGKRPGVLVVHEWWGHNAYARKRADMLAELGYTAFALDMYGAGKLADHPDDAKKFMQATLADMNVATARFNEAMRLLQRQSTVDSGKIAAIGYCFGGGIVLQMARSGADLAGVVSFHGSLGTDTPAQPGTVKAEVLVMNGADDPFVSAEQIDAFKQEMQKAAVNYEFVNYPGVKHSFTNPEADAFGKRFDMPLVYNAEADQDSWSRMQAFLKRVFTKP, from the coding sequence ATGATCCAAATCTTGAAGGTGATTTTTCCGTTGGTCGCGATGTTCGGCATGACCGCTGCCGTCCGCGGCGAGATTCGTTCCGAAACGATCGATTACCAGATTGCCGGCCAACCTTTCCGGGGCTATGTGAGCTACGACGACGCGATAGAAGGCAAGCGGCCCGGCGTATTGGTCGTACACGAATGGTGGGGGCATAACGCCTACGCCAGGAAACGCGCCGACATGCTGGCGGAACTGGGCTACACGGCTTTCGCGTTGGATATGTACGGCGCCGGCAAACTGGCCGACCATCCCGACGATGCGAAAAAATTTATGCAGGCGACGTTGGCCGACATGAACGTGGCAACAGCGCGTTTTAACGAAGCCATGCGCTTGTTGCAACGGCAATCGACGGTCGATTCCGGCAAGATCGCGGCGATCGGCTATTGCTTCGGCGGCGGCATCGTCCTGCAGATGGCCCGAAGCGGCGCCGATCTGGCCGGCGTGGTCAGTTTTCACGGTTCGTTGGGCACGGATACTCCCGCGCAACCGGGCACGGTCAAGGCGGAAGTCCTGGTCATGAACGGAGCGGACGACCCCTTCGTCAGCGCCGAGCAAATTGACGCCTTCAAACAGGAAATGCAAAAGGCGGCTGTCAACTATGAATTCGTCAATTATCCCGGCGTCAAGCACAGCTTCACTAACCCCGAGGCCGACGCTTTCGGCAAACGCTTCGACATGCCGCTGGTCTACAATGCCGAGGCAGACCAGGATTCCTGGAGCAGAATGCAGGCGTTTTTAAAACGGGTTTTCACTAAGCCTTGA